In the Sphingomonas sp. LM7 genome, one interval contains:
- a CDS encoding M28 family metallopeptidase has translation MLRLTAPFGLIALIAAPALAQDAAAPTPAQTNAIVNAELPADQAALKSHILFLASDQMRGREAGSAEYDIAAQYVASQFYAAGLRPAGDDGGYLQKVPLLSYKPADKGSMAIAGKGPSAALVFGEDYVPAGNPSKLDYTVTAPVVFVGQGIVGLGRDDYKGVDVKGRIVAFFAGAPSSFPAEERAHFGSAATKAEIALKRGAVGYVTLESPIAGRGNYAFKTIAATWDRPRVTWARADGSGYIPTPASPSLGTISQAGAAKLFAGARTPWAKILEAAKKDGATFKAMPLPATLTVALKTAASPITSYNVAGMLPGSDPALSKEVVVLTAHLDHVGVGKPNARGDTIYNGAMDNAVGIASLIEEAKRFKTSAKPPRRSIMFLAVTAEEKGLVGSDYFAQNPTVPKADIVANVNLDMPIINYKFEDVTPFGAAHSTLGETVARAAAQLGVGVGGDPRPDEAFFVRSDHYRFVQQGIPSVFLWPGEKGPGKAATDAFLSTHYHQPSDDLVQLPAIDWESGARFVDVNYRIAREIADADQKPMWKKGDFFGTLFGGPMQK, from the coding sequence ATGCTTCGATTGACTGCGCCGTTCGGCTTGATCGCGCTGATCGCCGCCCCGGCGCTCGCGCAGGACGCCGCGGCGCCTACGCCTGCCCAGACCAACGCCATCGTCAACGCCGAGCTGCCCGCCGACCAGGCAGCACTCAAGAGCCACATACTGTTCCTCGCTTCGGATCAGATGCGCGGGCGCGAGGCGGGAAGCGCCGAATATGACATCGCCGCGCAATATGTCGCATCGCAATTCTACGCAGCCGGCCTGCGCCCCGCGGGCGACGACGGCGGGTATCTCCAGAAGGTGCCGCTGCTCAGCTACAAGCCCGCCGACAAGGGCAGCATGGCCATCGCCGGCAAGGGGCCGTCGGCCGCCCTCGTGTTCGGCGAGGACTATGTGCCTGCGGGCAACCCGAGCAAGCTCGACTATACCGTGACCGCGCCGGTGGTGTTCGTCGGCCAGGGCATCGTCGGGCTCGGCCGCGACGACTATAAGGGCGTCGACGTGAAGGGCAGGATCGTCGCCTTCTTCGCCGGCGCGCCTTCCAGCTTCCCGGCCGAGGAGCGCGCCCATTTCGGCAGCGCCGCGACCAAGGCCGAGATCGCGCTGAAGCGCGGCGCCGTCGGCTATGTCACGCTCGAATCGCCGATCGCCGGCCGGGGCAATTATGCGTTCAAGACGATCGCTGCCACCTGGGATCGGCCCCGTGTCACCTGGGCGCGCGCCGACGGCAGCGGCTACATCCCGACTCCGGCGAGCCCCAGCCTCGGCACGATCAGCCAGGCCGGCGCGGCCAAACTGTTTGCCGGCGCGCGGACGCCCTGGGCCAAAATCCTCGAAGCCGCGAAGAAGGACGGCGCGACCTTCAAGGCGATGCCGCTTCCCGCGACGCTCACCGTCGCGCTCAAGACCGCGGCGAGCCCGATCACCAGCTACAATGTCGCCGGCATGCTGCCGGGCAGCGATCCGGCGCTGTCGAAGGAAGTGGTGGTGCTCACCGCACATCTCGATCACGTCGGTGTCGGCAAGCCCAATGCCCGGGGCGACACGATCTATAACGGCGCGATGGACAATGCCGTCGGCATCGCCTCGCTGATCGAGGAGGCCAAGCGCTTCAAGACCTCGGCCAAGCCGCCACGGCGATCGATCATGTTCCTTGCAGTCACTGCCGAGGAGAAGGGTCTGGTCGGTTCCGACTATTTCGCCCAGAACCCGACGGTGCCCAAGGCGGACATCGTCGCCAACGTCAATCTCGACATGCCGATCATCAACTACAAGTTCGAGGACGTGACTCCGTTCGGTGCGGCGCATTCGACTTTGGGCGAGACGGTGGCGCGCGCTGCTGCCCAACTCGGCGTAGGCGTGGGCGGCGATCCGCGGCCCGACGAGGCGTTCTTCGTGCGATCGGACCATTATCGCTTCGTCCAGCAGGGCATTCCCTCGGTCTTCCTGTGGCCGGGCGAGAAGGGCCCCGGCAAGGCGGCGACCGATGCGTTCCTGAGCACCCATTATCACCAGCCTTCGGACGATCTCGTCCAGCTGCCGGCGATCGACTGGGAATCGGGCGCGCGCTTCGTCGACGTCAATTATCGCATCGCCCGCGAGATCGCTGACGCGGACCAGAAGCCGATGTGGAAGAAGGGCGACTTCTTCGGCACGCTGTTCGGCGGACCGATGCAGAAGTGA
- the pepN gene encoding aminopeptidase N, translated as MADAQTATQAPVVTRRENYREPDWRVPEIALDFDLDPAATRVRTTLWVERNGSHAEPLRLAGEGLTALVVRVDGVVAEDWTMESGGLVVPLTGAAHKIETEVEIAPERNTQLMGLYASGGILCTQCEAEGFRRITFFPDRPDVLSRYKVKLTADKARFPVLLANGDPIASGDLEGGKHWAEWHDPFPKPSYLFAIVAGDLVANRGSFTTMSGREVQLGIWVRSPDLAKTDHALHALKLSMAWDEKVYGREYDLDVFNIVAVEDFNFGAMENKGLNVFNSRYILADPDTATDYDYDAIAAVVAHEYFHNWSGNRITCRDWFQLSLKEGFTVFRDQSFSADQGSAAVKRIEDVRGLRASQFPEDAGPLAHPVRPDEYIEISNFYTATIYNKGAEVIRMMATILGPEKFRAATDLYFDRFDGTAATCEDFVQSMEQGGGVDLTQFRRWYSQAGTPRVSATLAQEGGRARLTLRQHVPPTPGQPVKEPMVIPLKVKLFGAITGRPMCDEQLVLLKDETHEIVFENLSEQPVLSVNRGFSAPIVVDTNRTAKDLAFLSAHDDDPFARYEAMQQLMLDTLVASVANGGTDHTAVIEAVRNTLTDPALDRAFVAEAVLLPSDSFIGDQMPVVEPEAIFRAREALRQDLGKALATEWRAAYEGSLANRFEYSPAAKGARRLKTVALGYIAASGAADAEKLAFDQFSGADNMTDRQGALTTLVNGASPLREEALEAFYKRYQGNGLVLDKWFQTQALSAREDALQVVERLAAHPDFTLSNPNRARSLIGAFSVNQRAFHDVSGRGYRFVTDQLIALDKLNPQTAAKLLPPLGRWKRFDEGRAAKMRAELERIVATPGLSKDMFEQASKSLD; from the coding sequence ATGGCAGACGCTCAGACCGCAACCCAGGCGCCCGTAGTGACGCGCCGCGAGAATTATCGCGAGCCCGATTGGCGCGTTCCCGAGATCGCACTCGACTTCGATCTCGATCCCGCCGCGACGCGCGTCCGCACGACCCTGTGGGTCGAGCGCAACGGCAGCCATGCCGAGCCGCTGCGGCTGGCCGGCGAGGGGCTGACTGCGCTGGTCGTCCGGGTCGACGGCGTCGTCGCCGAGGATTGGACGATGGAAAGCGGCGGCCTTGTGGTCCCGCTCACCGGCGCCGCGCACAAGATCGAGACCGAAGTCGAGATCGCGCCCGAGCGCAACACCCAGCTGATGGGGCTCTATGCCTCGGGTGGGATCCTGTGCACCCAGTGCGAGGCCGAGGGCTTTCGCCGCATCACCTTCTTCCCCGACCGGCCCGACGTGCTCAGCCGCTACAAGGTCAAGCTGACTGCCGACAAGGCGCGCTTCCCGGTGCTGCTCGCCAATGGCGATCCGATCGCGTCGGGCGATCTGGAAGGCGGCAAGCACTGGGCCGAGTGGCACGATCCCTTCCCCAAGCCGAGCTATCTGTTCGCGATCGTCGCGGGCGATCTCGTCGCCAATCGCGGCAGCTTCACGACAATGTCGGGGCGCGAAGTGCAGCTGGGCATCTGGGTGCGCAGCCCCGATCTCGCCAAGACCGATCATGCGCTCCACGCGCTCAAGCTGAGCATGGCGTGGGACGAGAAGGTCTATGGCCGAGAGTACGACCTCGACGTGTTCAACATCGTCGCGGTGGAGGATTTCAATTTCGGCGCCATGGAGAACAAGGGGCTGAACGTCTTCAACAGTCGCTACATCCTAGCCGACCCCGATACCGCGACCGACTATGACTATGACGCGATCGCCGCGGTGGTCGCGCACGAATATTTCCATAACTGGTCGGGCAATCGCATCACCTGCCGTGACTGGTTCCAGCTCTCGCTCAAGGAAGGCTTCACGGTCTTCCGCGACCAGAGCTTCTCGGCCGATCAGGGCAGCGCCGCGGTCAAGCGGATCGAGGATGTCCGAGGCTTGCGCGCGTCGCAATTCCCCGAGGATGCCGGCCCGCTCGCGCATCCGGTGCGCCCCGACGAATATATCGAGATCAGCAACTTCTACACGGCGACGATCTACAACAAGGGCGCCGAAGTCATCCGGATGATGGCGACGATCCTCGGCCCCGAGAAGTTCCGCGCCGCGACCGATCTGTATTTCGACCGGTTCGACGGCACTGCCGCGACGTGCGAGGATTTCGTCCAGTCGATGGAGCAGGGCGGCGGCGTCGATCTGACCCAGTTCCGCCGCTGGTACAGCCAGGCCGGCACGCCGCGCGTCTCGGCGACGCTTGCGCAGGAGGGCGGCCGCGCCCGCCTCACGCTGCGCCAGCACGTCCCGCCGACTCCGGGCCAGCCGGTCAAGGAACCGATGGTCATCCCGCTCAAGGTCAAGCTGTTCGGCGCGATCACCGGGCGGCCGATGTGCGACGAGCAACTGGTATTGCTCAAGGACGAGACGCACGAGATCGTGTTCGAGAATTTGTCCGAGCAGCCGGTGCTGTCGGTCAATCGCGGCTTCTCCGCGCCGATCGTGGTCGATACCAACCGGACGGCCAAGGACCTCGCCTTCCTCTCGGCGCATGATGACGATCCGTTCGCGCGCTACGAGGCGATGCAGCAGCTGATGCTCGATACGCTGGTCGCGTCGGTCGCCAATGGCGGCACCGACCATACTGCGGTGATCGAGGCAGTGCGCAATACGCTCACCGACCCGGCGCTCGACCGCGCCTTCGTGGCGGAGGCAGTGCTGCTCCCGTCGGACAGCTTCATCGGCGACCAGATGCCGGTGGTCGAGCCCGAGGCGATCTTTCGCGCGCGTGAGGCGCTCCGCCAGGATCTCGGCAAGGCGCTCGCGACCGAATGGCGCGCCGCCTATGAAGGCAGCCTCGCCAATCGCTTTGAATATTCGCCCGCGGCCAAGGGCGCGCGGCGGCTGAAGACAGTGGCGCTCGGCTATATCGCGGCAAGCGGCGCGGCCGATGCCGAGAAGCTGGCGTTCGACCAGTTCAGCGGTGCGGACAACATGACCGACCGTCAGGGCGCGCTGACCACGCTGGTCAACGGCGCCTCGCCGTTGCGCGAAGAAGCGCTGGAGGCGTTTTACAAGCGCTATCAGGGCAATGGCCTGGTGCTCGACAAATGGTTCCAGACCCAGGCGCTGTCGGCGCGCGAGGACGCGCTGCAGGTCGTCGAGCGGCTGGCCGCGCATCCTGACTTCACGCTGTCGAACCCCAATCGTGCACGTTCGCTGATCGGTGCATTCAGCGTCAACCAGCGCGCGTTCCACGACGTGTCGGGCCGCGGCTACCGCTTCGTCACCGACCAGCTGATCGCGCTCGACAAGCTCAATCCGCAGACCGCGGCCAAGCTGCTGCCGCCGCTCGGCCGCTGGAAGCGCTTCGACGAAGGCCGTGCCGCCAAGATGCGCGCCGAGCTCGAACGCATCGTCGCGACGCCGGGGCTGAGCAAGGACATGTTCGAACAGGCGAGCAAGTCGCTGGATTAG
- a CDS encoding glycosyltransferase family 39 protein, producing MPGESPVAAVRAPRLPPLAALLDTVPNWAILLFAAIVVRAVAFGNPVVHVDEEFYFYTAQRMLDGALPFVDIWDRKPIGLFLIYLPGAAFGPVAGLWVYQAMALASVVLTACLILRLADHAGWGRGGLVAALLYIFMLGYGDGQSGQAPVFYNLLTGLAMLLALPCAASADSDPLRRGKAVAAMALIGLALQVKYSVLFEGMFLGLWLLWREHRLGHGPDRIARFGLSLVATAMLPTIIAWGYYAAIGQGEAWFYANFGSIFDRQSDPALVLLGAFLKVALILGPLLVVSGLSRHVPVSDESERPVRALMFGWLIAAVVGLILFGTWFNHYALPVMLPACVCCAGFLGSNAIGRKVVTPILLLAAGVGGEYTVWSAKWHRGDAAQLETLVEAIGHGRGCLYVYSGNVSLYGHSGRCTLSDWVFPSHLSRERENGAIGVDQLAEIARIFARKPEVVVMAPAFSGERAQSRALVLTKLRDRRYTLRGRYPLGKLMLDVYAAPGSTAGVPPAPRLAASSPS from the coding sequence ATGCCAGGCGAGAGCCCCGTCGCGGCGGTACGTGCGCCGCGCCTGCCGCCGCTTGCTGCACTGCTCGATACGGTCCCGAACTGGGCGATCCTGCTCTTCGCCGCGATCGTCGTGCGCGCCGTCGCGTTCGGCAACCCGGTCGTCCATGTCGATGAGGAATTCTATTTCTACACGGCGCAGCGCATGCTCGACGGCGCCCTGCCGTTCGTCGACATCTGGGATCGCAAGCCGATCGGGCTGTTCCTGATCTACCTCCCCGGCGCGGCGTTCGGCCCGGTGGCCGGGCTGTGGGTCTATCAGGCGATGGCGCTGGCCAGCGTGGTGCTCACTGCCTGCCTCATCCTGCGGCTCGCCGACCATGCCGGCTGGGGCCGGGGCGGGCTGGTCGCAGCGCTGCTCTACATCTTCATGCTCGGCTATGGCGACGGACAGAGCGGCCAGGCGCCGGTCTTCTACAATCTCCTCACCGGCCTTGCGATGCTGCTCGCCTTGCCGTGCGCCGCCTCGGCCGATTCCGATCCGCTCCGCCGCGGCAAGGCAGTCGCCGCGATGGCGCTGATCGGGCTGGCGCTGCAGGTCAAATATTCGGTGCTGTTCGAGGGCATGTTCCTTGGGCTCTGGCTGTTGTGGCGCGAACATCGCCTCGGCCATGGGCCGGACCGCATTGCGCGGTTCGGGCTGAGCCTGGTCGCGACGGCGATGCTGCCGACGATCATCGCCTGGGGCTATTACGCCGCGATCGGCCAAGGCGAGGCGTGGTTCTACGCCAATTTCGGCTCGATCTTCGATCGCCAGAGCGATCCTGCGCTGGTGTTGCTCGGCGCCTTCCTCAAGGTCGCGCTGATCCTCGGGCCGCTACTCGTCGTCAGCGGGCTGTCGCGCCATGTGCCGGTCAGCGACGAAAGCGAGCGTCCGGTGCGCGCGCTGATGTTCGGCTGGCTGATCGCCGCGGTGGTCGGGCTCATCCTGTTCGGCACCTGGTTCAATCATTATGCGCTGCCGGTGATGCTGCCGGCCTGCGTGTGCTGCGCGGGGTTCCTCGGCAGCAATGCGATCGGGCGGAAGGTCGTCACGCCGATCCTGCTGCTCGCGGCCGGGGTCGGCGGCGAATATACCGTGTGGAGCGCGAAGTGGCATCGCGGCGACGCCGCGCAGCTCGAGACGCTGGTCGAGGCGATCGGGCATGGCCGCGGCTGCCTCTATGTCTATTCGGGCAATGTCAGCCTGTATGGGCATAGCGGGCGGTGCACGCTGTCCGACTGGGTGTTCCCCAGCCATTTGTCGCGCGAGCGCGAGAATGGCGCGATCGGCGTCGACCAGCTTGCCGAGATCGCGCGGATCTTCGCGCGCAAGCCGGAAGTCGTGGTGATGGCGCCGGCCTTTTCGGGCGAGCGTGCCCAATCGCGTGCGCTCGTCCTCACCAAGCTGCGCGACCGCCGCTACACGCTGCGCGGCCGCTATCCGCTCGGCAAGCTGATGCTCGACGTCTACGCCGCGCCGGGCAGCACCGCGGGGGTCCCGCCGGCACCGCGTTTGGCGGCCAGCAGCCCCTCATAA
- a CDS encoding glycosyltransferase has product MRIVDVNEFYSPTGGGVRTYIDRKIGIMADMGHELTVIAPALEDGVEDRPGGGRILWVKSPALVLDRNYCIFVKDEPVWKLLDQLQPDIVECSSPWLPAWTVANWKGPSLKVFFAHGDQMGAYPQRWLDNIATPIQVERAFAWYTRYMNRFLGHYDAFVTNGPALAKRFRRRGMTVDASMPLGIERSWFSPDLRDEKLRIALLEQCGLPPEGHLLLGLGRHHKEKRWPLVIDAVESAATDIPVGLILIGDGPERRHLEQRIAGSPHIRIFRPVYDRVRLSRIMASCDALIHGSDAEPFGLVASEALASGLPLIGPDEGGFAEIADPLFAETYAARDALSAAAAVRRMFAREPAILRAAARVAAGKVRSDRDHTVELMAYYEGLLAAKRGAGGTPAVLPGAA; this is encoded by the coding sequence ATGCGGATCGTCGACGTCAACGAATTCTACTCGCCCACCGGCGGCGGGGTGCGCACCTATATCGATCGCAAGATCGGGATCATGGCCGATATGGGTCATGAGCTGACCGTGATCGCCCCCGCACTGGAAGACGGCGTCGAGGATCGCCCGGGCGGCGGCCGCATCCTGTGGGTCAAGTCGCCGGCACTGGTGCTCGACCGCAACTACTGCATCTTCGTCAAGGACGAGCCGGTGTGGAAGCTGCTCGACCAGCTTCAGCCCGACATCGTCGAATGCAGCTCGCCCTGGCTGCCGGCCTGGACCGTCGCCAACTGGAAGGGGCCGTCGCTCAAGGTGTTCTTCGCGCATGGCGACCAGATGGGTGCCTATCCGCAGCGCTGGCTCGACAATATCGCCACGCCGATCCAGGTCGAGCGCGCCTTCGCCTGGTACACGCGCTACATGAACCGCTTTCTCGGCCATTACGACGCGTTCGTCACCAACGGCCCGGCGCTCGCCAAGCGCTTTCGCCGGCGGGGGATGACCGTCGATGCGTCGATGCCGCTGGGGATCGAGCGCAGCTGGTTCTCACCCGATCTGCGCGACGAGAAATTGCGCATCGCGCTGCTCGAGCAATGCGGCCTGCCGCCCGAGGGGCATCTGCTGCTCGGGCTTGGCCGGCACCACAAGGAAAAGCGCTGGCCGCTGGTGATCGACGCCGTCGAGTCCGCCGCGACCGACATTCCGGTCGGCCTTATCCTGATCGGGGACGGCCCCGAGCGGCGTCACCTGGAGCAGCGCATCGCCGGCAGCCCGCATATCCGCATCTTCCGCCCGGTCTATGACCGCGTCCGCCTCTCCCGCATCATGGCGAGTTGCGACGCGCTGATCCACGGATCGGATGCAGAGCCGTTCGGGCTGGTCGCCTCCGAGGCGCTGGCTTCCGGCCTGCCGCTGATCGGGCCAGACGAAGGCGGGTTCGCCGAGATCGCCGATCCGCTGTTTGCCGAGACCTATGCCGCGCGCGACGCGCTGTCGGCCGCCGCAGCGGTACGCCGGATGTTCGCACGCGAGCCCGCGATCCTGCGCGCCGCCGCGCGCGTCGCCGCCGGCAAGGTGCGCAGCGACCGCGACCACACGGTCGAGCTCATGGCCTATTATGAGGGGCTGCTGGCCGCCAAACGCGGTGCCGGCGGGACCCCCGCGGTGCTGCCCGGCGCGGCGTAG
- a CDS encoding DUF2141 domain-containing protein, with protein MIRPALLSLALAAVALPGAARAQDPLDGSCAAGSGPKLYVNVTGLKDRSGRLKLELYPGNEEDFLKDDRTIKAEGKQMRRVWAPTPAAGAVSLCIRAPSAGQWALLFTHDRDGKNKFNFWQDGAGFPSNARLGRSRPKVRQALVNVPASGGQITVRAQYLKGLGGFAPLD; from the coding sequence ATGATTCGCCCTGCCCTTCTCTCCCTCGCCTTGGCCGCGGTGGCGCTGCCCGGCGCCGCACGCGCGCAGGACCCGCTCGACGGCTCCTGCGCTGCGGGATCGGGACCCAAGCTGTACGTCAACGTAACGGGCCTCAAGGATCGCAGCGGCCGCCTCAAGCTCGAGCTCTATCCGGGCAACGAGGAGGATTTCCTCAAGGACGACCGCACGATCAAGGCCGAGGGCAAGCAGATGCGCCGCGTATGGGCACCCACGCCGGCCGCAGGTGCCGTCAGCCTGTGCATCCGCGCGCCGAGCGCGGGGCAATGGGCGCTGCTGTTTACGCATGACCGCGACGGCAAGAACAAGTTCAACTTCTGGCAGGACGGCGCCGGCTTCCCGAGCAATGCGCGGCTCGGCCGCAGCCGGCCCAAGGTCCGCCAGGCGCTGGTCAACGTGCCCGCCAGCGGCGGCCAGATCACCGTGCGTGCCCAGTATCTGAAGGGCCTAGGCGGCTTCGCCCCGCTCGACTGA